Part of the Corynebacterium efficiens YS-314 genome is shown below.
CACCGACGGTGTCGGGGTTGAAGCCCATGAGGCGACGCACCGGTGCCGACTCCTCCGGGTCCATCAGCTCCAGCAGCACACCGGCCTTGTCCTCGGGCAGCTCACCGAGCAGGTCTGCGGCATCATCGGGGTCCATCTCCTCCAGCACATCGGCGGCGCGTTCGATGTCGAGGGTTTCAATCAGCTCGGCCTGACGGTCTTCGCTGAGCTCCTGGAGAATATCGGCGAGTCGTTCGTCGTCAAGCTCCCCGGCGACCACGTCGCGCTGGGGCTTCGGCAGGCCGTAGAGTTCCTTGGCCACGTCGGCCGCGCGCATGTCCTCGAAACCGGCGATGAGCTCGGCGGTCTGGTTGGTCTCCCCGGCGCCGCCGGCGGTGATGCCGTGTACATGACTCCACGGCGCGATATACAGTGTGGGCCGCCGCCCGAATTTGGGGCGCTCACCGATCAGCGCCACCCGGGAGATGACCCAGTCGCGGGTACGGGTCTGTTCCAGCTCGACATCGGCGATCTCCACGGCGCGACCGTGCAACTGCTCCAGCTCCGGATCATCCGTGTGCACCTTCGTGCCGATGATGTCGCCGATCACCTGCAGCTCACCCGTGCGGGCCTTGAAGGAACGCAGCGACACCGACCCGGAGATCAGATTGACTTCCTTCGGTTCGATCGCCGCGATGCGCAGCATGGGCAGGAAGATGCGCCGCTTATTGTTCACCAGCTCCACCACCAGGCCGAGCACACGGGAATCCTGACCACCGGAGCGGATCGTGACCACGACATCACGTACACGCCCGATCACATCCGTGTCGGGGCCACGCACGACCATCCCCGCGAGACGGCCTGCGTACAGTCGGGTAATTCCTCTCATGTCACACAGCTTAACGCTTTACGACGACCCGACCTCCCCACACCTCACTGCAGGTGGGGTGGGAACCTTCGCGCTG
Proteins encoded:
- a CDS encoding magnesium transporter MgtE N-terminal domain-containing protein — translated: MRGITRLYAGRLAGMVVRGPDTDVIGRVRDVVVTIRSGGQDSRVLGLVVELVNNKRRIFLPMLRIAAIEPKEVNLISGSVSLRSFKARTGELQVIGDIIGTKVHTDDPELEQLHGRAVEIADVELEQTRTRDWVISRVALIGERPKFGRRPTLYIAPWSHVHGITAGGAGETNQTAELIAGFEDMRAADVAKELYGLPKPQRDVVAGELDDERLADILQELSEDRQAELIETLDIERAADVLEEMDPDDAADLLGELPEDKAGVLLELMDPEESAPVRRLMGFNPDTVGALMTPEPLTMDPSTTVAEALAMARNPDLPTSLASLVFVVRPPTATPTGKYLGCVHLQKLLREPPSSLVGGILDPDLPPLYANDSQETAARFFATYNLVCGPVLDENGHLIGAVAVDDLLDHMLPEDWRDAGIRPGVKEETLG